TTTCTTGGTATGTTATTTTGGTTTAGTACTAAATTAAGTTGTTCAATCTAAGCCTCCTCGACTTGAataattcactttttttttttttactttgaatGTTTAGATTATTAATGAGTATAAAaagccaaacaaaaaaaaacttggaaaTTCGATTAGGTTTAGTTAGTAGGATTAGATTGCACATCTACatgaatattttgttttggttataagtggctaaaaagaatatatatgttcccatatgattttatttatttttttaaagaaaaattattttgaatctttttttggTTCTTTGAGAGCAATCGACAAATGTTATTTTAGGTGGATACTTTTTCATGGGTTAGCGAGGGACGATAGTGGTAGACAAGACTTGAATGCTGCTTTCATTTGTCCGACGGAGATTTCACTTTATGTTTTAGTCATCCTAAAAGACTTATCACTGTTTTTGAGAGTGGCGAAGCAGAACATGAAGACGGAATCGTTTCCGGTTAGGTCGTGCCGCAAGTCTTTCGATCCCTATCCACCCCTTCCGGTAACTAACGCTATTaccttccccccccccccccccccccatcttCTTTCGTTTCTCGAATCTAAAAAATTAGGGCGATTAGGTTTTGGAGCTTCGAAATTAGAATCTGGATTGTTGAGATTTGTAACTTCTGTTAAGTTGTTGATTATCTTTGTCACAGGAAAGATTTGGCTCTATAGAGATTGATCCAGATACTGTGCGGCCTCTCAAGAAGCGTCAGTGTCCTCTTGGGGAAGATAAGCCGCTTAAATCCGATGATGCTTGTATTGTTTGTGAAGTTTCAGAAGAGGGAGCATCAAGTTGTTGTGGGGTTGACTGTCTTCTTCGGTTTCATGAAGAGTGTTTGACTCCTGAGTTCGGTGGTAGTGAGGATCTCTCAAATCCATTATGTCCTTATTGTTGGTTCCGAGTTGTAGCGCTCAAATCTAAATCGTTGAGAGAGGAGGCCGTTAGTGCGGAGAATGCAGTTTACAAGTATCTAGATAAAGACACTGTGAGCGGTCAAGGGTTACAAGGAGGAGATCATGCTGCTGAGTGCTCATCATCAAAAGAGGATCAGTTTGACAATAGTTCTCATCAACCAGAAGAGGGTTCagatatggaagaagaagataaagtgATAGAGGACGAGGTTGAAGCATCAGCTGAGGACGATGAGAGGGTAGATGCAGATCATGACGAATCAGCTCAAGTTCAAACCAATGAAGAGGATGTGAGTGACCATGTGGCTTCTCAGCCGAATACTCTCAGGTTATTCCTTTTTATCTTCTTTCACTACAACATGTTCATACACATAGTATCTTCCCTCATTGCCACACTAaatgtagaaaataaaattacctCATGGGATTTGCAGGgccttttccttttttaacaAGAATCGGAGACTACTTTGGACGCCTGAAGAAGAGGAAATGCTCAGGGTATGTACTAAATAACGAATgctaatttgtttttttggttatgTCTAGTAAGAATGGTTGTTGATATATCTGTTGTTGGTTTTAGATGGGAGTGAAGAACTTTGCAGCAGAAGCAAACAAGAACATACCATGGAGGAAGATTCTTGAAATGGGACAGACTGTGTTCCAACCCACACGTACTCCAGCTGATCTCAAGGATAAGTGGAGGAGACAACACTAACTCCCCCAGAActatgtaatctttttttttttttgttgaataatcTTACATAGGCTAAGCCCATTAGAAAACCTACGAGCTAACTTCTCTCAACTCTGTATATAGGCCAATTTCTTAACAAATTTGTGTCATTAGAATGATCCAGTCATCACGTCGTCACTTTTGTTATAATGAACGGTTTGTATAATTAATCATGTTACGGTGATGAACTGTGGATTTTAGCAACTCAGCTTATCCTTGAAAGCAAAATCAACGGCTTTTTTAACTTTGACTACCAATCTTCAACTTGTTCCACTTCTCTGTAAGCTCATGTTCTTGTAGCTTCTCTATTTTCTGTTATAAACCACACAAAATAGAAACATAAGCTCCAACTTTCCTAGGCAGTTCACAGATGTATAAAAGAACAGGAAGAATAGTGACATAACCCTTATGTTTAGGAAATCGTAGACATTTTAATAGTTAGATCAGTTTCATGAACCCTTATAACATGATCATATAAGCTCATAAATTAAATCTCATTGAGTGTTCTTACCTTCATAAGCGGGATCCGTATACCCTAGACTGATATTTAGACATCCCACTAAGATAACTCGACCCTCCTCAATGATCTTTCTCCAATCCTTTTAGGCCTTTCGATATTGACTTTCCATTGACCACGAAGATATTGATATTCCACAGGCTCAAACGTCCTCATCACATCCTTTGTAGCGGATAACAAAGACACATGCGTGTTCATTGGCATCTGGTAAGCCTATATATATCCTCTATTCTCTCTCCAAACATGTCGAGCAGTCGTCATAGCCTTCACATCATCTGTCAAAAAATACTAACTCTCCAATGTGTATGTTTTTCTTTCCAAACAAAACATAGCAGTTTACTATATTCAATTAACTTGTTGATTATGAATCAACCTTTTCATAATAGCTTCATTTAGCTGAGGGATGGGAGCAACTTCTGCCCAACTTATAGATGGGCTTCCATATTGTAGGGCTCTTTAAAATACTGAGACCAATTGAGACCCAACATGAACATATATAGTGTACaagattttcttttgttaaaagaCTAAAAGGTATTTAAGTTTTTAATACAATTGCATATACATGATATATAGTGGATGTAGTATATATCCCAAGCAGGATTAATTGAATAAACAATAAAAGATGGGTGGATGTGAAAGTGAAAGGAGAGGCCTAAGAAAACACAGCCATGAAATAGCTGTAGAGATGGATATGGACCCATTAGAATTTATGGAGTCCTAATAATGCGGGATTCTTGTGATGGGTTCTTAGCAGAAGTcaagaaactgttttttaatttttaactaaaaaagttaagaaccggttcttaaataaggactttaaaaaccgtttttttagttttttttagttaaaagttaagaaacagtttcttaacttccgctaagtaCCCCACTCTAAAAATTCCGGTTTAATCATGATCTAACACACAttagtatataaaatgtaaataatatttattttcaatttctgTTATCGCTCCACTGACATCAACACAATAATAAAAGCAAAGTTCTCTTCAGAACATGACAATAATGGAGCAAGGTTCTCTTCGAAACATGACACCTCAGCTTTTAAAATCGTGGAGTCATCAtgtcaataaataaataaacattaaaaccaATAACAACATTTCGTTTATCCACGTCATAATCCACGCAAGCTTAGTAACATGTCGATCGCTTCATCTTCTTTGACTTCAGATTCTCCAAGCAAAGAAACCCAGCGAATCAAGAATCAGTAAATATGTCACTTACAAGacgaaatcgacaatagttCTTTTGTAATAAAAACACCTCGAGTATCCAAAATTTAAAGCTTTGTGACACATAATCTCAATAAAAACCCACAAAAGCTAAAAGATAAACGAAACAATAACGTTGTTAGTGGTGGTTGTGAGATTGAGGTAGCAGATTATAGCGAGAATGCAAAGCAGAGGTGGTAATGAGAGAAATCCAGTGACAGAGGTGATGGAAAATATAGTGTGGTGGGCATCATTGATAGAGATCCTACTGATATAGACGCTGGAGTATTTATTGAAGAAAGTCTTTgcaaataaattttaatgttttcacattttttatatgtttctgTCTTTTTGGTGTTTTTAAGAGCAAAGATAGTTTTTAGAGAAATGAGTTTGATTTGTTAGATCAAAACTTAGAAATATAACCTACTTTGATACTTATTGGTCTAGATTCTAAACTTTCAAGTTCTGTGCCGCATTATCCCATCGAAAAACACTAACAACAATTTGTTATTAGATTTCACGCCGGGTTAGGATGATGATGACGAGATTGAGAAAAATCTGGAGAGTTTGATGCTAAGGTTTGTTAACCGAGATTCAAGTGGATTTCATTATGAAGATTGCAAAGAAACTATTTtgtcgtttttttttaactgtcaGAGAAAAAGATTGAACAAATTGCTGATATTTATTAAGAAGCTTAAGGTTTGTGTTGAATTGTTCCACAAGTGGACGGGACCCATGTCTGAAAAAAAAGATGCAGTGATATAGCCATGTAGGTGACTAGATTTGAAGGAGGGTTaaggtgatgatgatgacgtattttataaataagtataatttgcatGGCGTTGATACTTCATTCTGCAAATATATGCATATAAGTATTAATGAATGAGGAGTGCAATGATATTACtcctaattaatatatttggggTGCACGATCCATCATCGACCGACTTGAAATTAATGGAAAGGTAGAGAGTACATCAATGTACAGTTGTAAGTGTGGGGATAGATGAACATCTTgtcattcaatttttttcaataaacTCAATTACGTATATCGACTTCATACCAGCGATTTCTTCAAAAAAATgtgtatacatttttttatatcaccgccaaaaataacagaaaataccTGTTAACTGTGTATGGCGCCAATAAATAACAAAAGTATATAGTAACAAGTATTTTCAATATGCAGTGGTCTATCTTTTCCTTATGCAGTTACAGTTTCAGACAAActcttagaccatgattaacccgggttCTTA
The window above is part of the Brassica napus cultivar Da-Ae chromosome C3, Da-Ae, whole genome shotgun sequence genome. Proteins encoded here:
- the BNAC03G01040D gene encoding uncharacterized protein BNAC03G01040D, whose translation is MFRLLMSIKSQTKKNLEIRLGLVSRIRLHIYMNILFCSLRAIDKCYFRWILFHGLARDDSGRQDLNAAFICPTEISLYVLVILKDLSLFLRVAKQNMKTESFPERFGSIEIDPDTVRPLKKRQCPLGEDKPLKSDDACIVCEVSEEGASSCCGVDCLLRFHEECLTPEFGGSEDLSNPLCPYCWFRVVALKSKSLREEAVSAENAVYKYLDKDTVSGQGLQGGDHAAECSSSKEDQFDNSSHQPEEGSDMEEEDKVIEDEVEASAEDDERVDADHDESAQVQTNEEDVSDHVASQPNTLRAFSFFNKNRRLLWTPEEEEMLRMGVKNFAAEANKNIPWRKILEMGQTVFQPTRTPADLKDKWRRQH